A single Oncorhynchus tshawytscha isolate Ot180627B linkage group LG01, Otsh_v2.0, whole genome shotgun sequence DNA region contains:
- the prdm9 gene encoding histone-lysine N-methyltransferase PRDM9 encodes MSEEVIIVECAETGASEEGCQAQLITDNASAVLPDCLVQNILVNTVVQGQEEDHELLDDNSNDLYCEECHSSYKDQCDIQDSLSFMLDSPTPVGLPQRALLTLPHGLVVGRSSIPGAGLGVLNQGAIVAPGMHFGPYEGEVTTRDRAVTSDYSWEVWNSKGESEYIDSARDTHSNWMRYVNCARNEEEGNLIALQYRGIVFFHCYRSILPGDELLFWPGGRFIDRFRDPSDQIWLRKSTPSEVNTDLSSQVFLCGQCQLSFTTETYIQRHKEQLHPLDLSPASALSELENHLSKSNMNPDPMSSSVRKLSYRCPQRPKSFKKKGHVQRTMRAVHSNIRPYCCPLCRKCFAQGYDLASHQLRVHGRKKKPGVVEVRGKEVRGESSLPPPDSAWEPEPPSNDQPTETQTGRASSQRLRNLRVKSTRNSKAKTKANTPKQRETSIKKRFHSDPNPDALDMEEERIKAVGEAQYSCSDCQRTFGNPESLKAHQCIRVVVGPPLYSCSTCRVTFKRYTTLKKHKVNKHPKENMLYCCTHCGRFFSQAAGLQHHLDAEVCKDIQLSSKAVPCSYCQFSFTEERYLRKHVKRHHPDEHVSQATGLGSGLIQSEQKAGEVHLCLQCGQSYEHVQSFKAHRCFQSDAAKLHLCNDCGKGFSCFYSLKQHQRIHTGEKPYRCSYCEKCFSHSGHLNVHVRIHTGEKSFLCTECGESFRQSGDLKRHERKHTGVKPCTCPECGKSFSRPQSLKAHLMLHNGERQYKCDQCGKSFSRNYHLTRHHEKTHS; translated from the exons ATGTCTGAAGAAGTGATCATCGTGGAGTGTGCAGAGACTGGTGCATCAGAAGAGGGATGTCAAGCCCAACTCATTACAGACAACGCCTCTGCAG TGTTGCCCGACTGCCTGGTCCAGAATATATTGGTGAACACTGTGGTACAAGGCCAAGAGGAGGATCATGAACTACTAGATGACAACAGCAATGACCTCT attGTGAGGAGTGTCATTCCTCCTACAAAGACCAGTGTGATATCCAAGATAGTCTGTCCTTCATGCTGGACTCTCCCACTCCAGTGGGCTTACCCCAGAGGGCCCTCCTCACCCTACCACACGGGCTGGTGGTGGGCAGGTCCAGTATCCCTGGGGCAGGCCTGGGGGTTCTAAACCAAGGAGCAATTGTGGCCCCAGGAATGCACTTTGGCCCCTATGAGGGGGAGGTGACCACCAGGGACAGAGCAGTAACAAGTGACTACTCCTGGGAG GTCTGGAACAGTAAGGGTGAATCTGAGTACATTGATTCTGCAAGAGACACTCATTCCAACTGGATGAG gtatGTTAACTGTGCTCGTAATGAAGAGGAGGGTAATCTCATAGCACTCCAGTACAGGGGGATTGTTTTCTTCCACTGCTACCGCTCCATCCTCCCAGGAGATGAGCTCCTGTTTTGGCCTGGGGGGCGATTCATCGACAGGTTTAGGGACCCCTCTGACCAAATCTGGCTCCGAAAGAGCACCCCTTCAG AGGTTAATACAGATTTATCGTCTCAGGTTTTCCTCTGCGGTCAGTGCCAGCTTTCTTTCACCACTGAGACCTACATCCAAAGACATAAAGAGCAATTACACCCTCTGGACCTATCACCTGCATCTGCACTGAGTGAGCTTGAAAATCACCTTTCTAAAAGTAACATGAACCCAGACCCTATGTCGTCCTCTGTCCGTAAGTTGAGCTACCGGTGCCCTCAGCGTCCTAAGAGCTTTAAGAAGAAGGGCCACGTCCAGAGAACCATGCGAGCTGTCCACTCCAACATCAGACCCTACTGCTGCCCCCTGTGTAGGAAGTGTTTCGCTCAGGGGTACGACCTGGCAAGTCACCAGCTACGAGTTCACGGAAGGAAGAAGAAGCCTGGAGTGGTAGAGGTCAGAGGTAAGGAGGTCAGAGGTGAGAGTTCGCTCCCGCCCCCTGACAGCGCCTGGGAACCCGAGCCTCCGTCCAATGATCAACCTACAGAGACCCAGACAGGGAGAGCTTCCTCACAGAGACTGAGGAACCTCAGGGTAAAGTCCACCAGGAACTCTAAAGCCAAAACTAAGgcaaacacaccaaaacaaagAGAAACCAGTATCAAGAAGAGGTTCCATTCAGATCCCAATCCAGATGCTCtggacatggaggaggagaggataaaggCTGTAGGAGAGGCAcagtacagctgcagtgattgtCAGAGAACCTTCGGCAACCCAGAGTCCCTTAAAGCCCATCAGTGCATCCGGGTCGTGGTGGGGCCCCCGCTGTACTCTTGTTCTACATGCAGGGTTACCTTCAAACGGTACACCACCCTGAAGAAGCACAAGGTCAACAAGCACCCGAAGGAAAATATGCTTTATTGCTGCACCCACTGTGGGAGGTTCTTCAGTCAGGCTGCCGGTCTACAGCACCACCTGGATGCAGAAGTATGTAAGGACATACAGCTGAGCTCTAAAGCTGTTCCTTGCTCCTACTGCCAGTTCTCCTTCACCGAGGAGAGGTACCTCCGGAAGCACGTTAAGAGACACCACCCTGATGAGCATGTCTCTCAGGCCACAGGCCTGGGCTCAGGGCTAATTCAGTCGGAGCAGAAGGCAGGAGAAGTCCACCTGTGCTTGCAGTGTGGACAGAGCTACGAGCACGTTCAAAGCTTCAAAGCTCACCGGTGTTTCCAGTCAGACGCAGCCAAACTGCACTTGTGCAATGACTGTGGGAAAGGTTTCTCTTGTTTCTACAGCCTTAAGCAGCATCAGCGGATTCACACGGGAGAGAAGCCATACCGCTGCTCTTACTGTGAGAAGTGTTTTAGCCACTCTGGACATCTGAATGTGCACGTGAggatacacacaggggagaaatctTTCCTGTGTACTGAGTGTGGAGAGAGTTTCCGTCAGTCTGGGGATCTGAAGCGCCATGAGAGAAAACACACTGGGGTGAAACCATGTACCTGCCCTGAATGTGGGAAAAGCTTCAGTCGACCTCAGAGTCTGAAAGCTCACCTGATGCTGCACAACGGAGAGAGACAGTACaagtgtgatcagtgtgggaaaagCTTTTCACGAAATTATCACCTGACGAGACACCATGAAAAGACACACTCATAA